ACGCGGAGCAGGACAAGCAGCGCTGGCGGATGGACAAGGCTCAGCTGGAGCAGACGCTGCAGGAGAACAAGGAGCGCATGGAGAAGCTGGAGGGCTACTGGATGGAGGCTCAGAGCCTGTGCCAGGCGGTGGACGAGCACCTGAAGGAGACGCAGTCCCAGTACCAGGCCCTGGAGCGCAAGTACAGCAAAGCCAAACGCCTCATCAAGGAATATCAGCAGAAGTAAGAAGCTGGCATTAAAGAGTTGTGTGATATATATGTGTTTAATTTGAGTTGAGCTAATGTGTCATGTCCTGCCTTCATCAGGGAGATTGAGTATTTGAAGAAGGAGACCCAGCGTTGTGCACAAGTTGGGGAGGAGGCCTCCCTCCTGAAAGAGGAGTCAGGACAGCTTCAAGAACAGGTACTGCAGGTAACACAGACCGAGGCTGCTTCACCCGGCACGTagcttttatatatatagatagatatagtCAATGAGCAACTCTGTAAATAATAAACTACATGCAAATGGacagtcaaagagagagagatatcaaATTCAACCTAACACTGTGTACCAGGTAGTTGATGCATCATAACGGGAAGAAAAAGATATTTGGTTATATTAACATAACATTATTGTAGGTACTTTTCATCTATATATTTGACTGTGCACTTCTTAAATTAGTTTGCTAGAATTCAGCCTCAGCTCAAGGTGTTTTTACTTTGCAGCACTTGTGAGAACAACTTGACACGACAGCTCTTCTTCACTAGATCTTGTGACATTTCCACAAGCTTTAAAATAAGTTGTGCGATGAGGTGAAAGCTCCAGCGATAACCACAACCCCCAGAGGAACATATTTAGTCACTTTGTGGTGTTGGTTATTAAAACCCTGATGTGACTCACACATTTTAGTCAAAGTGTTtgtctaaaaaaagaaattcagatATATTTAACGTTATTAAAAAGGTGTTCGACatcagtagcagcagcagctcacgcACTTCTGTGACACAATTGTTGTATGAGGCGACCGGTGTTGAGACAACGTGTCTGAGGacatgaaggagcaggagggacGTCTCTGTGTTTTAACCGATGGTGGTTTTAGGGTTTAGTTTTAACATAGATTTGAGAAATGAGAGCGGCTTTCCAGATGACTCCAGAAAACTCTACGTAGAGTCCAAGACGGTTTGAAACACTGGGTGACGTTATGCACCATGTTCAAACTTTGATGTAGttgttttataaatcaaaacCCTACTTTAAGTGCAGTTTGTATATAAACGTTTCtcctgactgtgtgtgcgtctcCTCTGCAGGTGGCCGACCTCGAGTGCcgggtggaggagctgaaatCTGAACCTTTATAagcctttttcttcttcttcttctccgtcGTGTGTCTCCGAAAAAGCAGAACTTCAGCAGATGAAGTAGACGATTGTGTTGTAGTACTTGCAATGAACCGCAGGGTATTTCTTGTCTCCAACCTGAGCTTGGTTTCCggtcacatactgtatatgtgttcctcctccccccccagcCCAGGCTTTGTATTCACCCTTTggaaacattgtttttctgtttaacatGAATGGGAACGTGAAGAACGGATCTTTATCATCAACGAATACAGACTCTGTTGAGCTCTAGATGtaatgttccttttttttataagtTCAGTATTTAATCCTTTTAATTTGTCGTTTGGTGACAGACCATGCTGTTGCTTTTTAAttgccaaaaaaaacaaactcctctctttctttcgaCTAGTTTCgtgacctcttcttcttttctgagTTTGTACAGATGTGATACTGTGTGGTTTAACAATCAATTTGGTTTGTAAAAAATTTTTATTATGTGTATAACATTTAACATAATATAAACTAATGAGATTGAGGATTgttgtgtatattttatgtGACGAAGACGTGTAAAATGGACGGAGATTGCACTGAAGAAGACATCACACCAGGTGCTTCACTGGAACGGAGGAATAAACGGGAACGAGACGTTTTTTttggattttagtttttctttttttttgaagtTGTACAAACGGTAACCCAACCTTCATAGGGGTCTTGTCACTTAACCTTGAAAACCACCTGCTGCCTACCTTTCAgaagtgtttgtgtattttttacacATAAAGACTCAGTAACGAGCGACCGATCCTCCAGTTTCAACCCCTCGCTtctttgaaaatacaaaaaaaaacaaaaaacaggacCACAGAGACGAGCCTCCACAACTGCTGTGCCACAAATCAAAAATggatcttctttttttcccctcccccTTCTAAAAATGGATGTTGTCAAGGACTTGTGTAACTGGTATTAGTTAGGACTACTGATATGAGAAACATGACTGGACTGGGGTGTTAACGGAGCCGTGACCAGCAGCAAAGTTgcagatttaaaacaaaaacaaaccagcagctgCACTTGACACCGCTGTGTGTAGCACATGGAAAACACTGCCAGGTTTCTACCTGTTTCAATTTACGCacagtttaaaatgaaactCCAGTCAACTTGTGACGACCGTCATAAACCAGTATGTTTGTATAGTTCAGTTAAGACTGAAATATTTTAcgtaatatttataatatagtCCAGGTGCGAAATAAGAAAGCTAACAAGGACAAAATCTTTACAAAAGCGATGTTCAATAGACAACGTTATACTGTGTCATGTAAAACAAGTAGTAGATCTGAATGAcgacaaaaacaaagattaacaaattgaaaaaaaaggcATGGTTATGAGTATTTTCATAATATTAAGGCTTGTACAGTGCACATGCTTTGCATTGTATGTTTTGTGGAATAAATGGTCAACAGTAACGGTCAAgatggtttttatttcaaagcaaGTTGACATTGTGAAACGAGCATTTTGTTCATGTGAATGTGCATCTTCCTTTTATTCAGATTGACTCGATCAACAGAATAAATTGAATTGGAGAATCCTACTTGTATATGAAATTATTTATCTTCAAACAAACTCGAGTTTAAATAATATGTACAGAACATTAAACAAACATCTGTAACTCTTCATTATGAACCAACTGTGTGACCTGATTACATGTGCATCTTCTGGTGGTGTCTCCTGAGGTGATAGTTTCTTGAAAAGCTCTTTCCGCACTGGGtgcatttgaacattttctgtcCCATGTGGAGCATCTGATGAGCTTTCAGACTCTGCGGGCGGCTGAAGCTCTTGCAGCACTCGGGGCAGCTGTGGGGCCTCACGCCCGTGTGCTTCCTCTCGTGCCGCTTCAGGTCCCCCGACTGCCGGAAGCTCTCTCCGCAGTGGGTGCACAGGTACGGCTTCTCCCCCGTGTGGGTCCTGAGGTGCACGTTGAGCTGCCCCGTGTACGAGAAGCTTTTGTCGCAGTGGGGGCAGCTGTACGGCTTCTCGCCCGTGTGGATGCGCTGGTGCTGCTTCAGACTGTAGTGGTTGGTGAAGCCCTTTCCACAGTCGGTGCACAGGTACAGGACCTTCACCTGCTGAAAGCACGTGTGGCACTTGAGAGCTTTGGCGCTGGCGCAGCTCTTCCTGCAGTGGGGGCACGTGTACTCcttctccccctgctcctcctccagctgatcCATGAGGTTGTCCGACTCGCAATGAGAGAGAAACTCCACCGGGTGGTGCCGCTTGATGTGTTTGATGAGGTAGCTCTTCACGGTGAAGGAGAACTggcagaaggagcaggagaagggCTCAGACGTGCAGTGATACTTCATACATGTGTTGCTCTTCTGGTGCTGTTTCAGTTTACTGGGCGTAGCGAAGACCTTATCGCAGCGGTCGCAGCGGTACGATTTTGCGTTTGCGTGCACCGTCTGCTCGTGTCGTCTCAGGAAGCCAGACTTGTTAAAGGTTGCCCCACACTGACCACACTTGAGCGGCTTCAATGTGCACTTATGGGCTTTGAGATCATCTGGGTTTCCATACGTCCGTTTGCATCTGTTGCAGCTGAACCACTTGTACTTCACGTTCCTGACAGTCGGTGCTCCTGGTTCAGTGCAGCTCTTCTCGGGCTGAGCGCTGGCGGGCGGCGTCTTCTTGCTGCCGTCCGCCCTTCGTTTTGGAGCGATGAGCTTGGTTATGTCAGAAATCCTCGATCTGGCTGCAAGTCGCTGAGGCCTTTGAGAGGGCTGTTTCTGGGTTGCTTCAACCGATTCAGCCACGGAGGGAGGTGGAATGAAGTCAGCGTCATGGCTTTGATCGTTATCGACATCGTCTTGAAGTTCCTCTGTGGTATTTTCCGAGTGCTGCTCACTGATGTGCTGCTGAAGGGAATCCACCGAGGAGAACGTCAGGGAACACTCAGCACAGCTAAAGGGCAACGTGGTcgtttcctctgcagactgaCTTTTCGcctctttcctttcattttgtttctggtgaAGCCGCAGGTGCCGGGTCAGGTCGTGGTACTGGCCAAAGCACTTCTGACACACGGTGCAGACGTACGGACGCAGCCTCTCATGGACAGTCATCTTATGCTTTCTGAGGGACGCGTCATTTCTGAAGCTCTTTCCACAGTCTGAACAGTTGGACTGAGACGTTTCGGCCTCTGCTGCAGACGTATTCTCAGTTTCAGTTACATCCATAGCTTCTTCTAGATTCTcacttacattcatttcctttgTTTCATCAGTTTCAGGTGGATCTGCAGATTTAGAAAGTTCTGAACTCGTCCTCGTCAAGGTCTCTTCTTTCTCACCGTTTTGATCGGGAGCTTTTGGCGCAGTCTGCTTCCTGTGAACCAGCTGGTGTCTGATGAGGCCAGATGCCTGGCTGAATGTCCGCCTGCACTGTGAGCAGCAGTAGGGGCGCTTGTTCGAGTGGACGCAAAGTTTGTGCCTCCTGAGGTGAGGCATCTGCTTGAAGATCTTCCCGCAGTCCTCACATGTTTTGGAGTCAACGGGATCGACAGATAGCACCACCAGGGAGGCTACAGAGGGACTGGGGTCGGCATCGGAACTGGGATTCTCAGGGTCAGCAGCCTCAGCGGCAGGTGTCGCGCAGCCCCCTGCAGGCTGTGTGTGGAAGTATTCTGTGTGTCGCTGGAGAAAGGCCTCTGTAGTGAAGGAAAGCTGACAGTGGGGGCACAAGAAGATCTGAGATGTCGAACTTGTATTATTCTCTGAAAttaagaagaggaggaaaacgtTACTGTCACGCTACATTTTACCACGTATGAAAATAATGACTAATTAATAGGAAAACAGCCAATGAAATGCAGGCAGCCAACTTGTATATATATTCTTGTGACTACTGATTGATCGTACCTGCTGAATTTAACTTCATAAGCCACATCTGGGTCCAAGCTTCACTGAAGAGGGTGAGGAGCTTGTCGCTGGGCCACACTGTGAGCTCGTCTCCAGGGTGTATGGTGCGACAGCAGTGGTACAGGATGCTGCCCTTGTAAGGAACTGCCAGCAGATTGCTCTCGTCTTTGTTACGAGCACAGTTGACGTACCTGTGTGTGAAGAAGATTAGAACATTTCAGATTATCACATTAATTGCAGAAATGTTTAGAAGAGAAACTCAAACCATCTACGACGTCTGTATGTCCGTAAAAAGCAAGTGTATCAGTGACCTAACAACCTTCACTGTCCGTCTATCTCTTATATTGTGTAtaatgaggatgaggatgtgtTCTTCACCTCATCCAGTTTGAGTGTGATTCCCTGGCAGCATC
This is a stretch of genomic DNA from Hippoglossus stenolepis isolate QCI-W04-F060 chromosome 21, HSTE1.2, whole genome shotgun sequence. It encodes these proteins:
- the LOC118100705 gene encoding histone-lysine N-methyltransferase PRDM9-like; protein product: MSGRSDEVEWVETTEEVVVIEECLPPDDNTPAGTGIPVLDAAEEPVQTLLETVGKEETTEADDGFYCEECLPLFQDQIDPANINGPSFILDFPTSVGVPQRALLTLPYGLMIGRSSIPWAGVGVMNHGPSVSPGMHFGPFEGEVTTSENALESDFAWEIYKGEHEFEYIDAARESHSNWMRYVNCARNKDESNLLAVPYKGSILYHCCRTIHPGDELTVWPSDKLLTLFSEAWTQMWLMKLNSAENNTSSTSQIFLCPHCQLSFTTEAFLQRHTEYFHTQPAGGCATPAAEAADPENPSSDADPSPSVASLVVLSVDPVDSKTCEDCGKIFKQMPHLRRHKLCVHSNKRPYCCSQCRRTFSQASGLIRHQLVHRKQTAPKAPDQNGEKEETLTRTSSELSKSADPPETDETKEMNVSENLEEAMDVTETENTSAAEAETSQSNCSDCGKSFRNDASLRKHKMTVHERLRPYVCTVCQKCFGQYHDLTRHLRLHQKQNERKEAKSQSAEETTTLPFSCAECSLTFSSVDSLQQHISEQHSENTTEELQDDVDNDQSHDADFIPPPSVAESVEATQKQPSQRPQRLAARSRISDITKLIAPKRRADGSKKTPPASAQPEKSCTEPGAPTVRNVKYKWFSCNRCKRTYGNPDDLKAHKCTLKPLKCGQCGATFNKSGFLRRHEQTVHANAKSYRCDRCDKVFATPSKLKQHQKSNTCMKYHCTSEPFSCSFCQFSFTVKSYLIKHIKRHHPVEFLSHCESDNLMDQLEEEQGEKEYTCPHCRKSCASAKALKCHTCFQQVKVLYLCTDCGKGFTNHYSLKQHQRIHTGEKPYSCPHCDKSFSYTGQLNVHLRTHTGEKPYLCTHCGESFRQSGDLKRHERKHTGVRPHSCPECCKSFSRPQSLKAHQMLHMGQKMFKCTQCGKSFSRNYHLRRHHQKMHM